A part of Lacinutrix sp. 5H-3-7-4 genomic DNA contains:
- a CDS encoding DUF2254 domain-containing protein yields MKDKINQLFRTIYKLKDKIAFYPSIIGLAGCLFAYLMFFLENLGISKYLLDIVPELVINNSETARALLTTFIAGLISIMVFSFSMVMILLNQASSNFSPRLLPGLISNRRHQTVLGFYLATILYCIFILVSIEPDGNKYQLPGFSVLFSIIFMVNCLAAFIYFIHSISQEIQISNIMSKIFKVSKSRLEKLINLEKELETEAFKDTSNWTTYTPKNNGYLQDISIENIGRIAHELKTKIEVLPIKGTFILKEDSLFKSEKELDNDKVELLLKHFDFAKSELIEDNYILAFKQLTEIALKAMSPGINDPGTALNAIDYLTQLFVLRCKKSDTSLYKYEDITNVALATVSFKDLLYYVMAALRTYCKHDVILVTKLHKMLTDLKKVCTNSNYNTCIANEIDALVEDAKSAVDNERDVKFINAL; encoded by the coding sequence ATGAAAGATAAAATAAATCAACTTTTTAGAACAATATATAAACTAAAAGACAAAATAGCTTTCTATCCTTCTATAATAGGTCTTGCTGGTTGCCTTTTTGCTTATTTAATGTTTTTTTTAGAAAATCTTGGCATATCTAAATACCTGCTAGATATTGTTCCAGAATTAGTTATAAATAACAGTGAAACTGCAAGAGCTTTACTTACAACCTTTATTGCTGGTTTAATTTCTATAATGGTTTTTAGTTTCTCTATGGTAATGATTTTATTAAATCAAGCCTCAAGTAATTTTTCTCCAAGATTATTACCAGGACTAATATCTAATAGAAGACACCAAACTGTTTTAGGTTTTTATTTAGCAACCATATTGTATTGTATTTTTATTTTAGTTTCTATAGAACCAGACGGAAACAAATATCAACTACCAGGTTTTTCGGTTTTATTTTCAATAATATTTATGGTGAATTGCTTAGCTGCATTTATCTATTTTATACACTCTATTTCTCAAGAAATACAGATAAGTAACATTATGTCTAAAATATTTAAAGTCTCTAAATCTAGATTAGAAAAATTAATTAATCTTGAAAAAGAACTAGAAACTGAAGCTTTTAAAGACACTAGTAACTGGACAACTTACACACCAAAAAACAATGGTTACCTACAAGATATTTCTATAGAGAATATAGGAAGAATAGCCCATGAACTTAAAACTAAAATTGAAGTACTACCTATAAAAGGAACTTTTATTTTAAAAGAAGACAGTTTATTTAAATCTGAAAAAGAACTTGATAACGATAAAGTAGAGCTTCTTTTAAAACATTTTGATTTTGCCAAAAGTGAGCTTATAGAAGATAATTATATACTTGCTTTTAAGCAGTTAACAGAAATTGCTTTAAAAGCCATGTCTCCTGGAATTAATGATCCTGGAACAGCTTTAAATGCTATAGATTACTTAACACAATTATTTGTTTTACGATGTAAAAAAAGTGACACGAGTTTATATAAATATGAAGACATTACTAATGTTGCTTTAGCTACAGTTAGTTTTAAAGATTTATTATATTATGTCATGGCCGCATTGAGAACGTATTGCAAACACGATGTAATTTTAGTTACTAAACTACATAAAATGTTAACCGATTTAAAAAAGGTTTGTACAAATTCTAATTATAACACATGTATAGCTAACGAAATTGACGCTTTAGTAGAAGATGCTAAAAGTGCAGTTGATAATGAAAGAGATGTAAAATTTATTAATGCTTTATAA
- a CDS encoding DUF1015 domain-containing protein translates to MAKILPFKAVKPTRDKVSLVASRSYQSYTQAEREARLDYNPFSFLHIVNPGYKYAKEISGEARYQLVKNRYLEFKEDAVFKKDDASSFYIYKVVDRDKQVFNGIVAAASVEDYQNDIIKKHEDTIVSREVIFKDYLKTVGFNAEPVLLTYPDNKAINTIINEIQEQRAEFEFTTTYRDTHYLWQIDNQKHIKTISNAFANMPTLYIADGHHRSASSQLLCKELKTENKNHKGNEAYNFFMSFLIPESQLRIHEFNRLVKDLNGYTKEEFLIQLDTIYRIENRGIMPYKPSKSHHFSMYLDGEFYSLYLRKTHYKFKTSLEELDAQLLYQTVLKPILGITDLRNDNRIDYLSGKKDIVNLKSKIDSGEFKVGFGMVPATIEQMKQIADDGLKMPPKSTYIEPKLRSGVTIYEF, encoded by the coding sequence ATGGCAAAAATCCTTCCGTTTAAAGCAGTAAAACCAACACGAGATAAAGTTAGCTTAGTTGCCTCACGCTCGTACCAAAGTTATACACAAGCAGAACGTGAAGCGCGATTAGATTATAACCCATTTTCGTTTTTACACATTGTAAATCCTGGTTATAAATATGCAAAAGAAATTTCTGGAGAAGCACGTTATCAATTAGTAAAAAACCGCTACTTGGAATTTAAAGAAGATGCTGTATTTAAAAAAGATGATGCTTCTAGTTTTTACATTTACAAAGTTGTAGACAGAGATAAACAGGTTTTTAATGGTATTGTTGCCGCCGCAAGTGTTGAAGATTATCAAAACGATATTATTAAAAAACACGAAGACACTATTGTTAGTCGCGAAGTCATTTTTAAAGACTACTTAAAAACAGTAGGTTTTAATGCAGAACCTGTACTACTCACCTATCCAGATAATAAAGCCATTAATACAATTATTAATGAGATACAAGAGCAACGTGCAGAGTTTGAGTTTACCACAACTTACCGCGATACGCATTATTTATGGCAAATAGACAACCAAAAGCACATTAAAACTATTAGTAACGCTTTTGCAAATATGCCTACACTTTATATAGCAGATGGTCACCACCGCTCGGCATCATCACAGTTACTTTGTAAAGAGTTAAAAACCGAAAATAAAAACCATAAAGGCAACGAAGCTTATAATTTTTTTATGAGTTTTTTAATTCCTGAATCTCAATTACGAATTCATGAGTTTAATAGATTGGTAAAAGATTTAAACGGCTATACTAAAGAAGAATTTTTAATACAACTAGACACTATTTATCGTATAGAAAATCGAGGAATAATGCCCTATAAACCATCAAAATCACATCATTTTAGTATGTATTTAGATGGTGAATTTTACTCACTATATTTACGTAAAACACACTATAAATTTAAAACCTCGCTAGAAGAATTAGATGCACAACTTCTTTACCAAACCGTTTTAAAACCTATTCTTGGTATTACCGATTTACGTAATGATAATAGAATAGATTATTTAAGCGGAAAAAAAGATATTGTAAATTTAAAAAGCAAAATAGATAGTGGCGAGTTTAAAGTTGGTTTTGGTATGGTTCCTGCAACAATAGAACAAATGAAACAAATTGCAGACGATGGCCTTAAAATGCCACCAAAAAGCACATATATTGAACCTAAGCTACGTAGCGGTGTAACTATATATGAATTTTAA
- a CDS encoding sensor histidine kinase KdpD codes for MKKKVFLVLVILMTLSLIGIIFVQGYYISNSVANKQDQFTFNVKKGLSSVSKEIGDEEYRDVVTKIRDLLRQGVAVNVDTTAFIDLYIKQDISNTDETLIYRNGILEENYKLSSAIFDIGLDSVSIKKIISKNETKVYKSSSLDGTETTLFKSGETNRTEDIDFEPLYLKYSSRRPIHKRINVEKIDRLIKLQLLQDDIDIDYEFAVYNNDLATKVKTENFNYENAFMSVPFFDNKNENNYRLLVEFPDRKEFIWSSIIGMIILSIIFTTIIIVAYSSALFQLIKQRQISEIKTDFINNMTHEFKTPIATINLALDSIKNPKIIDDKEKVQRYLHMIREENKRMHAQVENVLRISKLEKNELNISKDRVRLHDLIEDAISHVELIVEDRGGHIETSLKAATSTVLANETHFTNVLVNILDNAIKYSPEAPIIQVETINVGNNVLVNIKDHGSGMSKAVAKRVFEKFYREHTGNVHNVKGHGLGLAYVKRIVDDHHGHISVESEKDKGSTFTIKLPLIS; via the coding sequence ATGAAGAAGAAAGTGTTTCTTGTATTAGTCATTTTAATGACCCTATCGCTTATAGGAATAATATTTGTACAAGGCTATTACATATCAAACTCTGTTGCTAATAAACAAGACCAATTTACCTTTAATGTTAAAAAAGGACTAAGTTCTGTGTCTAAAGAAATTGGAGATGAAGAATACAGAGATGTTGTTACTAAAATACGAGATTTATTAAGACAAGGTGTAGCAGTAAATGTAGATACTACAGCATTTATAGACCTTTATATAAAACAAGATATCTCTAATACAGACGAAACACTTATTTATAGAAATGGAATTTTAGAAGAAAACTATAAGTTATCTTCTGCGATCTTTGACATAGGTTTAGATAGTGTTAGCATTAAAAAAATTATAAGTAAAAACGAGACCAAAGTTTATAAGTCAAGCTCATTAGACGGGACCGAAACAACCTTGTTTAAAAGTGGAGAAACCAATAGAACAGAAGATATAGATTTTGAACCATTATATCTTAAATATTCTAGCAGAAGACCAATACATAAACGAATTAATGTAGAAAAAATCGATAGATTAATTAAACTACAGTTACTGCAAGATGATATAGATATAGATTACGAATTTGCAGTATATAATAACGATTTGGCAACAAAAGTTAAAACCGAAAACTTTAACTATGAAAATGCTTTTATGAGCGTGCCTTTTTTTGATAATAAAAATGAAAATAATTATAGATTACTAGTAGAATTTCCAGATAGAAAAGAATTTATTTGGTCGTCTATAATTGGAATGATTATACTATCAATAATTTTTACAACAATAATTATTGTAGCATACTCAAGTGCTTTATTTCAATTAATAAAACAAAGGCAAATTTCTGAAATCAAAACAGATTTCATAAATAATATGACTCATGAGTTTAAAACACCAATAGCAACAATAAACTTAGCTTTAGATTCTATTAAAAATCCAAAAATAATAGATGATAAAGAAAAAGTACAACGCTATTTACACATGATACGTGAAGAAAATAAACGTATGCATGCACAAGTAGAAAATGTTTTACGAATATCTAAACTAGAAAAAAACGAACTAAACATAAGTAAAGATAGAGTGCGTTTACACGATTTAATAGAAGACGCTATTTCTCATGTAGAGTTAATAGTCGAAGATCGTGGCGGGCACATAGAAACTAGTTTAAAAGCAGCAACATCTACTGTTTTAGCAAACGAAACTCACTTTACAAATGTGTTAGTTAATATTCTGGATAATGCAATAAAATATTCTCCAGAAGCACCAATAATACAAGTAGAAACCATTAACGTAGGTAATAACGTTTTGGTAAATATAAAAGATCATGGTAGCGGTATGAGTAAAGCCGTTGCAAAACGTGTTTTCGAAAAGTTTTATAGAGAGCACACAGGAAACGTACATAACGTAAAAGGTCATGGCTTAGGCTTGGCCTATGTAAAAAGAATAGTAGATGACCATCATGGTCACATATCAGTAGAAAGTGAAAAAGACAAAGGAAGTACATTTACAATAAAACTTCCATTAATATCATAA
- a CDS encoding exonuclease domain-containing protein gives MYAILDIETTGGKYNEEGITEIAIYKFDGHEVVDQFISLVNPEREIQPFVVNLTGINSNMLRNAPKFYEVAKRIVEITEGCIIVAHNAQFDNRILRTEFKRLGFEFERETLCTVELSKTLIPDLPSYSLGKLVRSLGIPVTDRHRASGDALATVKLFKLLLSKDIEKTIIQTFLRKQPKLQLEPKLVDIIAQMPSITGVYYIHNKDGDIIYIGKSKNIKRRINQHFTGTDSKSKKIQLKVTTVTYEATGNELIALLKENEEIKRNKPILNRALKKSLFSHGLYKSIDTNGYINLNIEPVDGRKKAITTFTNKQSGKAFLNHAAEKHKLCLKLTGLEKTLSSCFKYEIKECEGACINEENTEAYNSKVQKIIKKYSYSNQNMIIIDRGRNVNERSAILIENGVYKGYSFYDLNYQLNNIEILKSILTPMDNNRDTQHIIQTYMRKKKRLKILKFNTEN, from the coding sequence ATTTACGCAATTTTAGACATAGAAACTACTGGTGGTAAGTATAATGAAGAAGGCATAACAGAAATTGCAATCTATAAATTTGATGGCCACGAAGTTGTAGATCAATTTATAAGTTTAGTAAATCCAGAACGTGAAATACAACCTTTTGTAGTAAACCTAACAGGTATAAATAGCAATATGTTACGCAATGCTCCAAAATTCTATGAGGTTGCAAAACGTATAGTTGAAATAACCGAAGGCTGTATTATAGTTGCTCACAATGCACAATTTGATAATAGAATTTTACGTACAGAATTTAAGCGTTTAGGTTTTGAGTTTGAACGCGAGACACTTTGTACTGTAGAGTTATCTAAAACGCTTATTCCAGATTTACCATCATATAGCTTAGGTAAATTAGTGCGTTCACTTGGAATACCCGTGACAGATAGACATCGTGCATCTGGAGACGCATTAGCTACAGTTAAACTTTTTAAACTTTTACTTAGTAAAGATATTGAGAAAACTATAATTCAAACATTTTTACGCAAACAGCCAAAGCTTCAACTAGAACCAAAACTTGTAGATATTATAGCACAAATGCCAAGTATTACTGGCGTTTATTATATACATAATAAAGATGGTGATATTATATATATAGGAAAAAGTAAAAATATAAAAAGACGTATAAACCAACATTTTACGGGTACAGATAGTAAGTCTAAAAAAATCCAGTTAAAAGTCACCACAGTAACTTACGAAGCAACAGGAAACGAACTTATTGCTTTATTAAAAGAAAATGAAGAAATTAAGCGTAATAAACCTATTTTAAATAGAGCACTAAAAAAAAGTTTATTCTCTCACGGCCTTTATAAATCTATTGACACCAATGGTTATATAAATTTAAATATAGAACCTGTTGATGGTAGAAAAAAAGCAATAACCACTTTTACAAACAAACAAAGTGGCAAAGCTTTTTTAAATCATGCAGCCGAAAAACATAAGCTATGCTTAAAACTTACAGGTTTAGAAAAAACCTTAAGCAGTTGTTTTAAATACGAAATTAAAGAATGTGAAGGCGCTTGTATAAATGAAGAAAATACAGAAGCTTATAATTCTAAAGTTCAAAAAATTATAAAAAAATATAGCTACAGCAATCAAAACATGATTATAATTGATCGCGGAAGAAATGTAAACGAACGAAGCGCCATTTTAATTGAAAATGGTGTTTATAAAGGCTATAGTTTTTACGATTTAAACTATCAATTAAACAATATAGAAATCTTAAAATCTATATTAACACCAATGGATAATAATAGAGATACGCAACATATTATTCAAACATACATGCGTAAAAAAAAGCGTTTAAAAATTCTTAAATTTAATACTGAAAATTAA
- a CDS encoding response regulator transcription factor — protein sequence MDEQQKKILLVEDDPNFGTVLRDYLMMNDYEVVHAKNGMEGFEKFKKDDFDLCILDVMMPYKDGFTLAKEIREKNADVPIIFLTAKAMKEDVLKGYKVGADDYLNKPFDSEVLLMKIKAIMQRKATETVADSKQFEFKIGGFDLNSKLRFLTYKGGEPTKLSPKENELLRLLALHENDLMPRELALTKIWRDDNYFTSRSMDVYIAKLRKYLKVDEKVEILNIHGEGFRLVVNP from the coding sequence ATGGATGAACAGCAAAAAAAAATATTATTAGTAGAAGACGATCCAAACTTTGGAACCGTTTTAAGAGATTATTTAATGATGAATGACTACGAAGTAGTACATGCCAAAAATGGTATGGAAGGTTTCGAGAAATTTAAAAAAGATGATTTTGATCTTTGTATTTTAGATGTTATGATGCCCTACAAAGATGGATTTACCTTAGCAAAAGAAATAAGAGAAAAAAATGCCGATGTGCCAATTATTTTCCTTACTGCTAAGGCAATGAAAGAAGATGTGCTAAAAGGTTATAAAGTAGGAGCAGACGACTATTTAAACAAACCTTTTGATAGTGAAGTTTTATTAATGAAAATAAAAGCTATCATGCAACGTAAAGCAACAGAAACAGTTGCAGATAGTAAACAATTTGAATTTAAAATTGGAGGTTTCGATTTAAACTCAAAACTTCGTTTTTTAACTTATAAAGGCGGAGAACCAACAAAATTATCTCCAAAAGAAAACGAGTTATTACGTTTATTAGCGCTTCATGAAAATGATTTAATGCCAAGAGAATTAGCATTAACAAAAATATGGAGAGATGATAACTACTTTACCTCTAGAAGTATGGATGTTTACATCGCAAAACTTCGTAAGTACTTAAAAGTAGATGAGAAAGTTGAAATATTAAATATTCATGGCGAAGGATTTAGATTAGTTGTAAATCCTTAA
- the miaA gene encoding tRNA (adenosine(37)-N6)-dimethylallyltransferase MiaA — protein sequence MSLNNKYLIAIVGPTAIGKTSLSIKLAKHFNTEILSADSRQFFKEMQIGTAAPTHEERSQAKHHFIHNKSIIDDYSVGTFEKEAINTLNTLFKDKNVVIMVGGSGLYVDAVTKGLDYFPDVDKSIRTQLNKDLETLGLESLQLKLKTLDPKSYNTIAIDNPQRVIRALEICIGTKKPYSSFLNKDKNNRNFKTITIGLTADRDIIYNRINKRVDIMIDNGQIEEAKALISKQHLNALNTVGYKELFKYFNNEWNLEFAIEEIKKNSRRFAKRQLTWFKRNKSTFWFDYNTSVTEIIACIKTNMQSH from the coding sequence TTGAGCTTAAATAACAAATACCTAATTGCCATAGTTGGACCAACCGCTATAGGAAAAACAAGTTTAAGCATTAAACTTGCTAAACATTTTAATACCGAAATACTTTCGGCAGACTCAAGACAGTTTTTTAAAGAAATGCAAATTGGTACTGCAGCTCCAACTCATGAAGAACGCTCTCAAGCTAAACACCATTTTATTCATAATAAATCTATAATTGATGACTATAGTGTTGGCACATTTGAAAAGGAAGCAATTAATACATTAAACACTTTATTTAAAGATAAAAATGTCGTTATAATGGTTGGTGGTTCTGGTCTTTATGTTGATGCTGTAACTAAAGGGTTAGATTATTTTCCAGACGTAGATAAAAGTATTAGAACACAGTTAAACAAGGATTTAGAAACACTTGGTTTAGAGTCGCTTCAGTTAAAACTAAAAACTTTAGATCCTAAATCTTACAATACAATAGCTATAGATAATCCGCAACGTGTAATACGTGCATTAGAAATATGTATTGGAACTAAAAAACCATATTCTTCATTTTTAAATAAAGATAAAAACAACCGTAACTTTAAAACTATAACAATTGGTTTAACTGCAGATCGTGACATTATTTATAACCGCATTAATAAGCGTGTAGATATCATGATTGATAACGGACAAATTGAAGAAGCAAAAGCCTTAATTAGCAAACAACATTTAAATGCATTAAATACTGTTGGATATAAAGAGCTTTTTAAATACTTTAATAACGAATGGAATTTAGAATTTGCTATTGAAGAAATTAAAAAAAATTCTCGCCGTTTTGCAAAAAGACAACTTACTTGGTTTAAGAGAAACAAATCTACTTTCTGGTTTGATTATAATACCAGCGTTACAGAGATTATTGCTTGTATAAAAACTAATATGCAAAGCCACTAA
- a CDS encoding glycosyltransferase family 2 protein — translation MQNEFSFIIPVFNRPNEIEELLVSFTKLTTKAKYEIVIIEDGSTISSKTIVDKFNRQLNISYYFKENSGPGDSRNYGMQKAKGNYFIILDSDCILPAHYLDAVEKELNNEYVDCFGGPDTADNSFTNLQKAINFSMTAFITTGGIRGKKSSVNKFQPRSFNMGLSKKAFLATKGFGNIHPGEDPDLSIRLWQLGFKTKLFTNAYVYHKRRISWSKFYKQVNKFGKVRPILNTWHPKTKKLTYWFPTIFTIGLILSIILCVFNIFWALIFYLIYYLTAFISAIISTKSIIVASQSIIAITIQFFGYGVGFLKSTLYLTKSNKKPEVLFPELFFKSK, via the coding sequence ATGCAAAATGAATTTTCTTTTATAATTCCTGTATTTAATAGACCAAATGAAATTGAGGAGCTTTTGGTAAGCTTTACTAAGCTTACTACTAAAGCTAAATATGAAATAGTTATAATTGAAGATGGCTCTACTATCTCATCAAAAACAATAGTAGATAAGTTTAATAGGCAACTAAATATTTCATATTATTTTAAAGAAAATTCTGGTCCAGGAGATTCTAGAAACTATGGAATGCAAAAAGCTAAAGGCAATTATTTTATTATTTTAGATAGTGACTGTATTTTACCTGCACATTATTTAGATGCTGTTGAAAAAGAACTAAATAATGAATATGTAGATTGCTTTGGCGGTCCAGATACTGCTGATAATTCTTTTACAAACCTTCAAAAAGCTATAAACTTTAGTATGACTGCTTTTATTACTACAGGAGGTATTAGAGGAAAAAAAAGTAGTGTAAATAAATTTCAGCCTAGAAGTTTTAATATGGGTTTGTCTAAAAAAGCATTTTTAGCCACAAAAGGCTTTGGAAATATACATCCTGGAGAAGATCCTGATTTATCAATAAGATTGTGGCAATTAGGTTTTAAAACTAAATTATTTACTAACGCTTATGTTTACCATAAAAGACGAATCTCTTGGAGTAAATTTTATAAGCAAGTTAATAAATTTGGTAAAGTTCGTCCTATTTTAAATACTTGGCATCCAAAAACAAAAAAACTTACCTATTGGTTTCCTACTATATTTACAATAGGTTTAATATTATCAATAATACTATGTGTTTTTAATATATTTTGGGCTTTAATATTTTATTTAATATACTATTTAACAGCATTTATTTCTGCAATAATTTCAACAAAAAGTATAATTGTAGCTTCACAATCTATTATTGCGATAACAATTCAGTTTTTTGGTTATGGAGTCGGTTTTTTAAAATCTACTCTTTATCTTACAAAATCAAATAAAAAACCAGAAGTCTTATTTCCAGAATTATTCTTTAAATCGAAATAA
- a CDS encoding ion transporter — protein sequence MSKKKNTYWKDRLYEIIYEADTPAGKLFDVVLLVFILASIILVMLESVRWIDDKYHNLLNIGEWIVTILFTVEYIARIITVKKPLKYIFSFYGIIDFLSTIPKYLSIIFAGTHALVALRALRLLRVFRILKLARYLGASNQLASAIKASRAKISVFLFAVIIASIIFGTLMYLIEGEENGFTNIPKSVYWCIVTLTTVGFGDIAPQTPLGQFLATLIMIMGYGIIAVPTGIVSAEYTKSANKTGNKNNGNHDDIQLNSQRCQNCLSTKHKDDAEYCYSCGHNLHIQ from the coding sequence ATGAGTAAAAAGAAAAACACATATTGGAAAGATAGACTATATGAGATTATCTACGAAGCAGATACTCCTGCAGGAAAGCTTTTTGATGTTGTTTTACTTGTTTTTATTTTAGCAAGTATTATACTTGTTATGCTTGAAAGTGTAAGGTGGATTGATGATAAATATCACAACCTGCTAAATATTGGCGAATGGATAGTTACCATACTCTTTACCGTAGAATATATTGCAAGAATAATAACTGTAAAAAAACCTTTAAAGTATATATTTAGCTTTTATGGTATTATAGATTTCCTATCAACAATACCTAAATATTTATCTATAATTTTTGCAGGAACTCATGCTCTAGTTGCTTTAAGAGCATTACGTCTATTAAGAGTATTTAGAATTCTAAAACTAGCACGGTATCTTGGTGCATCAAACCAATTGGCTTCTGCTATAAAGGCTAGTCGTGCAAAAATCTCTGTATTTTTATTTGCTGTAATAATAGCTTCAATAATTTTTGGAACGTTAATGTACCTCATAGAAGGTGAAGAAAATGGGTTTACCAATATTCCTAAAAGTGTGTATTGGTGTATTGTAACGTTAACTACAGTTGGTTTTGGTGATATTGCACCACAAACTCCATTAGGCCAATTTTTAGCCACATTAATAATGATTATGGGTTATGGTATTATTGCAGTACCAACAGGAATAGTATCTGCAGAATATACTAAAAGTGCAAATAAAACAGGTAATAAAAACAATGGCAATCATGACGATATACAATTAAACTCGCAAAGATGCCAAAACTGTTTATCTACAAAACATAAAGACGATGCAGAGTATTGCTATAGCTGTGGTCACAACCTTCATATTCAATAA
- a CDS encoding YggS family pyridoxal phosphate-dependent enzyme, translated as MNIQNNLNIIKQSLPEQVTLVAVSKTKPVSDLMEAYNAGQRIFGENKIQEMAEKHEQMPKDITWHMIGHVQRNKVKYMAPFVSLIHGVESFKLLKEINKQAIKHDRVIDCLLQIKIAEEDSKFGMSTQEASDILQSEDFSTLKNINITGVMGMATFTDNQLQIKKEFKLLKTVFEELKLLNSKNCNLKTISMGMSGDYKLAIDCGSTMVRIGSSIFGARNYN; from the coding sequence ATGAACATACAAAACAACCTCAACATAATTAAACAATCACTACCAGAACAAGTTACATTAGTAGCTGTTTCTAAAACAAAACCGGTGAGTGATTTAATGGAAGCTTACAATGCTGGACAACGCATTTTTGGAGAAAATAAAATCCAAGAAATGGCAGAAAAGCATGAACAAATGCCTAAAGATATTACTTGGCACATGATTGGACATGTACAACGCAATAAGGTAAAATACATGGCTCCTTTTGTTAGTTTAATTCATGGTGTTGAGAGTTTTAAGCTTTTAAAAGAAATTAATAAACAAGCTATTAAACACGATAGAGTTATAGATTGTTTACTTCAAATTAAAATTGCCGAAGAAGATTCTAAATTTGGTATGTCTACACAAGAAGCTTCAGATATTTTACAATCGGAGGACTTTTCAACATTAAAAAACATAAATATTACAGGTGTTATGGGAATGGCAACATTTACAGACAACCAACTTCAAATAAAAAAAGAATTTAAACTTTTAAAAACGGTTTTTGAAGAATTAAAACTTCTAAATAGTAAAAACTGTAACCTAAAAACTATAAGTATGGGAATGAGTGGCGATTATAAACTAGCAATAGATTGTGGGAGCACAATGGTTAGAATAGGAAGTAGTATATTTGGAGCTAGAAATTATAATTAA
- the coaE gene encoding dephospho-CoA kinase (Dephospho-CoA kinase (CoaE) performs the final step in coenzyme A biosynthesis.), translating to MKIVGLTGGIGSGKTTVAKMFKALNVPIYIADDEAKALMKRSKVLIRQLKALFGEEAYIGNELNRAFLANAIFNDKTLLEKMNAIVHPKVARHFKRWVAKQNAHYVIKEVAILFENGSYKNCDAIITVTAPKEVRIKRVINRDNSNKEKVEAIIKNQWPDAKKIEKSHFVIENIDLKATKTQVAKIHNILIENL from the coding sequence ATGAAAATAGTAGGACTTACAGGTGGCATAGGAAGTGGTAAAACCACTGTAGCAAAAATGTTTAAAGCATTAAATGTACCAATTTATATAGCAGATGATGAAGCTAAGGCATTAATGAAGCGCTCTAAAGTTTTAATAAGACAATTAAAAGCATTATTTGGGGAAGAAGCATACATTGGAAATGAGTTAAATAGAGCATTTTTAGCTAATGCTATTTTTAACGATAAAACACTGTTAGAAAAAATGAATGCTATTGTACATCCTAAAGTTGCAAGACATTTTAAACGATGGGTAGCAAAGCAAAATGCACACTATGTAATAAAAGAAGTAGCAATTCTTTTTGAAAACGGAAGCTATAAAAACTGCGACGCTATAATAACAGTAACAGCACCTAAAGAAGTAAGAATAAAAAGGGTTATAAACAGAGATAATTCTAATAAAGAAAAAGTAGAAGCTATAATTAAAAACCAATGGCCAGATGCTAAAAAAATAGAGAAATCTCATTTTGTAATAGAAAATATAGACTTAAAAGCAACAAAAACCCAAGTAGCAAAAATCCATAACATCTTAATAGAGAATCTTTAA